From the genome of Desulfobacterales bacterium:
TGCCGCCGAGCGTGCCTGGTTGATGACGCAGGCATAACAATCCGGAACAATACCCGTAAAATATTTGTTTTCTATAGTAGTGCTCATTTTTTACCATTTCCAATGACAGCATAACATCTGTTAACCTCTTGAACCGGCCATCCGGCAATCAGTTGAATAAATTTGGAGATTTTATCATCACCCATGCCTTTCATAGCATACTTTACCGGGTCGGACAAATCTGGCCTTTTTCTGTTTTCATATGCTGCAAAACAGGTAGTGCCCATAAAAACCGCAACGTACCTGAATGCATGCAGCTTTTGGTGAACGTGGTTTAAAAATGGAACCACTGAACAGTCGCGGTCGGAACACACAGAAAAAAGGGGTTTGATCATAACTTCGGCCACGTTGTCGCGGACTTCCTCCCGCCCATTGCCGGCTTCTCCAGCACGATCCGGGGGATGACGGATCGCGCAATGTCATACGCCGCGAACGGGCGGGACTCCGCGAATACACTTCGGAACTATCGTTATTGGCCATTCCGGAGCATTGTGAGCTCCCTTTTTCGAAGGAGGGGCAAAGCGAAGCGTGCCCATCAATTACATAGGGTGCCTGTGACGGTCGTTGAACCTGACCGAATATCCGGTCACTATTCTGGTCGGCTATTTTTGCCGTTTTTTTTGTTGATGGCGGGAAATTGATTTTTTTCGCTGAGATGAGCGATGCGCCACGTTAAACTCCGATTCATACCCCACAGTGAACTGGCTATATGGTTTATTGCGGATACTTAAGAAATGGGTATTTTTTTTATCAAAGGGACAAATAGGTATGACACAAGGATCAAATCCAAACTTCTGATAAAAGTTGGGATCACCTAAAACGAAAATGGTCTGCTCCTTAATGACAGCCTGCCTCAAGGCAAAGCGAAGCAGCTCTGAGCCTATTCCCTGCTTTTGGAACTCGGGTGCCACAGCCAATGGCGCCAGATGCAAGCCACAGACATTATCGCCGTTATAGGCATTCGAAAAAGCGATATAGGCGATTATCGTATTGGTATGAATACACACCCATTCATGCACTGCTTTATCATTCTGATGGAATTTTTCAACTAATTGCACTTCATATGTGCTATCAGGGAATGCCTGCCGCAACAAGGCGGAAACCTTGTCATAATTTTCAGCGGTGAGTTTGCGTATTTTCATTGTTTTATATTCAATCGTTAATGGTTAGTTATCAACAAGGTGGGCCCGTGGTTATTCCGGCGATGAACGTCTCAAGGATGCGCCTACCGCTTCGTGGTAAGTACCAAGATAGATTTTTATGCATATGCACACGATATATATTGATGATATTATTGCCATATTAAAAACATTCTAATTCATGATTAATGCTTTTTGCGGTAGTGAGAGCATAATTTGCCTGATCTTTTTTTCTTTTATTCACTATGCAAGATGTGACACCAGACTCGCCCTGATAATTTTAAGGCGACAAGTTCACCCGCCGGGACCCAACGAGGCTGATCCTACAGGCACGTTTATCTCAAAAATAGCTATGAAAAAAAGTCACGTGGGTTCCCTGTTGAGTGTGCAACTATTTGTTCGCTTTAGCGATAAACATCACCACGATGTCCAATTTTTATTACCCAAATGGTGAGCGCATCGTCTTGGATCGAATAAATAATACGATACCGTCCCTGTCGTAGACGATAACATTCTTGTCCAGAAAGCTTTTCACATCCTGGAAGGCGTGGGTTTATACTCAATGATTGAATTTGTTTTAGAATCCTTTTCAGGTCCTTATCCGCGATTGATTGAAAATCTTTCCAGACAGACTTTTTAAATAATATTTTATATTCGTCCATCTTTTTTCAACTTTTTGATCATCTGTTCATAGCTGATTAGGGGCTCGCTGGCTCTTTCTTCAAAAACAGCAAGGTCCTCTGCATCTTCAGCAAGGGCTTTTCTAACAGCGTCATTAATGATTTCTGACATTGATCGGGATGTTTCAAGGGCTTTGAGTCTGAGCGCCTGGTGTAAGGCCGGGTCTAAATAAATGGTCGAACGTTTTGATAAAGTTGTCATAAAGAACCTCCTGATATATAGTGATAATTATCATAACGTTGTGGTGCTATGATGTCAATGCTGGAAGCGAACGTTAAGCCTACTGGTTTTGAGAACGCACAACGTAATTTTCGGCAATGAATCCTTTGTTCTAACTCGTCGAGGTGAGCCTATTGCAGCCATTGTTTCTATTAAAGAGCTTGAATTGCTGCAAGATTTAGAAAACAGAATTGACATAGAAGATGCGTGGAAAGCTAAGAATGAACCGGGTGAACCGATTCCCCGGGAAAAATTGAAAAAGGAACTTGAGCTTTGACATATAGGATAGTGGTCAGGGTCTCTGCGGCAAAAGCGCTCAAAAAAATCGACGACCTCTCTTAAAACCTCGCGAATCCGGATGCAACCAAAATGAAGGGAAATAATCCTTTCCACAAAATTCGAGTTGGAGATTATCGGATTTTATATGAGATTCAAGATGATGTTCTATTGATTCTGATTCTTAAAATCGGACACCGGAAAGATATCTACAGAAACATCACCTGAAGAATAATATACCTATTCTCATTTGTTTGTTATTCAGGGCTTGACCATAACTGCGGCCATATTTTGCTGTGCGTAGACTAGAAGTCCCGCCCGTTGCCGGCGTACGACATGGCGCGATCCGGGGAAAAGATGTCGGGGCCATGAAGCGTTAAGAAGCGCAAACTGTTTGAGGCTTGCCGAGTTTTTGCGCTTTAGCTTCATGGGCCCGGCACCCCCCGGATCGTGCTGGAGAAGCCGGCAACGGGCGGGACGGACCCCGTGACATTGTGGCCGCAGTTATGATCAAGTCCGTTATTCAACAACGGATAGCGCTTTGTGCATGAACGTCCTCTCTGAACGCGTTAAGAAAACAATAAACAAAAGTAGTGCCATAGCAGAAGTATTAAAAGAGTAACTCGCTGTAATTATAGTGAGTATTTTTTCTCAGCTGAAAAGATCAGCTAAAGTTATTTAGATATTCAAGGATGTCCCCAACATTTTCCAAAGCGATTTATTTTCTTCGAAACCCATTCTAAATACACCGTATATTCAAATATTGTGGTTATTATTTTTGGCTAACACGAAAATCACGGGCGCAGGCTGTTTTGCGTCCGGTGCATTTTGGGGTTCGGCAAAGCCGCTGTCATGTATTTTTCCAATTCTGTCAAGAATGAAGACCTGGCCTTGCTATTTTTGTGAGCAAAAACTATGTCTTATGACATCGGTGGGTAATATGCCATATTTGTCCCGGCATGTAATGCCTTTTTGCTCTCGCCATGGCTATATCGTTATTTTTGACTCCAAAAAGCTCAAAATAGCCCCGTTTTTAGGGGTGTAATTTAACCTTATCTCTATATTTTTATTCGGTTAGCTTGGCCCGATCCCATGAGAAAAATAGTCCCAAGACGTTCCATAAAATTATCCCGATCGGCATCGTTGTCAAATATTTTTCGCCGTTTTATTTCACGGCAAATAAAATGATGTAGTGCCCCAGGGGCATCTATGCGGGCTTCGCGTGGCATAATTATCCTATATTATTCTTTCAATCTCATAGAAATGCATTTATTCATGCCCGTCCCCTTGTCCCCCTGCTTTTTCTACCCTACCATAAATGCAAAACTTCCTTTATGAATCATCCTATGTAATAACTCAACCTCAGTAAAAGTCAACTTGTGAATAAATTTTACTGAATGATATATAAAGAGTAGTCTCTCTAAGTTGCAGCATAAATAGGTTTCAGCCCATTCAAAACGGATTTCATTCGCAATCTCCGCGTTTCATCTGGCCGTCGAATTCTCACGAAAAAAATAGAAAATCGGATTGACCGTCTTCGGGATATGTAAGATAATTGTTTAATCTTGTTTCGAACAAATAGGACCCTGAGCACGCCCGAATCCAACGATCCGGCTTCCCCAATGCGTTGTGGAAGATCTATGGAAACTATCCTTATTTTTCAGCCGGGAAAAACACGAATTTTAGTTCCAACGCCTTACCCCACTAAATTTTGGGTCCCGATCATAACTGCGGCCATATTTTTCTACGCGTAGCCTCGGAGTCCCGCCCGTTCCCGGCGTACGACATTGCGCGATCCGGGGATAAGATGCCGGGGCCATGAAGCGTTAAGAAGCGCAAACTGTTTGAGGTGCGCCGAGTTTTTGCGCTTTAGCTTCATGGCACTGGCATCCCCCGGATCGCGTTGGAGAAGCCGGGAATGAGCGGGACGGACTCCGCGACATTGTGACCGTAGTTACGATCAAGCCCAAATTACGTCCGGAAAACCCGGTAAATCCGGTTCCGGCAATCACCATTCACCAAATGATCAGAAAAATTCTCCGGGCGACGCTGAACTGGCGTCGCAGACAATATTCAGAATAGTTTTAACAGGGAATTCTTGGCTTTTAAATTATCCATCCGTTGTGAATCCGGATGGGGGTTTCGGTTTTTTGTTCAGGCACCAACATGGACGGTCTCGTAAAAAAACGAATTTTCGGCACACCTTCGAGAGCGGGGGGCGATAAGGCCTTTAAAAGACTGGATTCCCGCCTTCGAGGTAATGACGGAAAAGGGCGCGCGGAGGTTTTTTTACGAGTTCGTAAATAATGAAAAGGAGGTCTCATATGAAAGTGTGTGTCGTGGGTTTGATGGTGGGGATGATGCTTCTGGTGGCGGTCAGTGCCGGGGCTCAGGTGGGGCAGGATGTTTTCAAGGCACAGAAATGCAGTATGTGCCACAAGCCGGTTGAATCGAAAGTCGCGCCGTCTCTGGCTGCGATAGCCGGGGCCTACGAGGGGCAGGCTGACGAATTGCTCGGTTATGTGAAGGGTGAGGCGGAGCCGGTTATGGATAAGGAGCGGGCCTCGGTTATGGAAAAATATATCGGGAAGATGAAGGCGCTTCCGGAGGCAGACCTCAAGGCACTTGTCGAATTT
Proteins encoded in this window:
- a CDS encoding N-acetyltransferase, yielding MKIRKLTAENYDKVSALLRQAFPDSTYEVQLVEKFHQNDKAVHEWVCIHTNTIIAYIAFSNAYNGDNVCGLHLAPLAVAPEFQKQGIGSELLRFALRQAVIKEQTIFVLGDPNFYQKFGFDPCVIPICPFDKKNTHFLSIRNKPYSQFTVGYESEFNVAHRSSQRKKSISRHQQKKRQK
- a CDS encoding CopG family transcriptional regulator, which gives rise to MTTLSKRSTIYLDPALHQALRLKALETSRSMSEIINDAVRKALAEDAEDLAVFEERASEPLISYEQMIKKLKKDGRI
- a CDS encoding type II toxin-antitoxin system RelE/ParE family toxin; the protein is MDEYKILFKKSVWKDFQSIADKDLKRILKQIQSLSINPRLPGCEKLSGQECYRLRQGRYRIIYSIQDDALTIWVIKIGHRGDVYR
- a CDS encoding type II toxin-antitoxin system RelE/ParE family toxin, giving the protein MKGNNPFHKIRVGDYRILYEIQDDVLLILILKIGHRKDIYRNIT
- a CDS encoding type II toxin-antitoxin system Phd/YefM family antitoxin; this encodes MRTHNVIFGNESFVLTRRGEPIAAIVSIKELELLQDLENRIDIEDAWKAKNEPGEPIPREKLKKELEL
- a CDS encoding c-type cytochrome, which codes for MKVCVVGLMVGMMLLVAVSAGAQVGQDVFKAQKCSMCHKPVESKVAPSLAAIAGAYEGQADELLGYVKGEAEPVMDKERASVMEKYIGKMKALPEADLKALVEFMLGHK